In Pseudomonadota bacterium, the following proteins share a genomic window:
- a CDS encoding FHA domain-containing protein — MHERLVRPEIGARVHPYLADVEAPLEVSRGTRLRLHRHGSSSSQGPPFSRALTSGLCWRTARGVPSPASPTATARLEGGRVQARNLCLRSARSARREGIGMHLLLTIRCDTAQIRYEFLLRDAEQGRVLAMAQQEVSGADRSQLDEHLEAARSIIEASDRGDRLEVVACLAAIGSMLGNVFLPLPVAAALSSPFDDGTTLIIETDECRAPWELAMVRGMPLHLRFATARRELTTAQRMTSPLMGMRRLSTPPAPACRALVVTDPQGKAASWAREALAVAHMLEHRVALQVEVLEGVRATVEAVASRLESGDYAAVHLAIEHEFNATNPHYSIIRLADGPLTALRLCESGRPLQVGLVCLPMTAAGGLSTRGLIGASSGWGRLFLDLGAEVVVASPLGPRPTDASRVVQAFYEQLGRGVCVAEALRLTRVAVEGDPATGVMVAHGNPRFILPGPAVRAGDATGRRNTEGWVLGARFALRVTQGPAAGRTIPLLPKTMLQGRRILIGSVGERANDIDLGDARQGNAEACLEYDRGRYVFHNQSGATTTRLNGAQVSSPQGLSPGDVVDIGESRFVLEATSTSPSPQPPHRAAPERRFSLHVLDPEGSRSVAVHPLTDAPALLGRLPECALTFDEPAVSRRHALIFPRTDGWYVRQEGSNPIVINGVVLLNERRLEHGDEIQLAPSTLVRFVDVSQEVF; from the coding sequence ATGCACGAGAGGCTTGTACGCCCAGAGATTGGGGCCCGAGTACACCCGTATCTGGCGGATGTCGAGGCTCCGCTCGAAGTTTCGCGCGGCACGCGCTTGCGACTCCACCGACATGGCAGCTCCTCCTCGCAGGGTCCTCCGTTCAGCCGGGCCCTGACGTCGGGCCTTTGTTGGCGAACGGCGCGGGGGGTTCCTTCACCAGCCTCCCCCACAGCGACGGCCCGATTGGAGGGGGGGCGTGTGCAGGCGCGAAACCTTTGTCTGCGGAGCGCACGGTCGGCGCGTCGCGAAGGGATCGGCATGCATCTTCTGCTCACCATACGGTGCGACACGGCGCAGATCCGGTACGAGTTCCTGCTTCGTGACGCCGAGCAGGGGAGGGTGCTGGCCATGGCCCAGCAGGAGGTGTCCGGGGCAGATCGATCGCAGCTCGATGAGCATCTCGAGGCTGCCCGCAGCATCATCGAAGCCAGTGATCGGGGGGATCGTCTCGAGGTGGTGGCCTGTCTGGCCGCCATCGGCTCCATGCTGGGGAACGTGTTCCTGCCGCTGCCCGTGGCTGCTGCGCTCTCATCGCCCTTCGACGATGGCACGACCCTCATCATCGAGACCGACGAGTGCCGCGCCCCGTGGGAGCTGGCGATGGTGCGTGGAATGCCCCTGCACCTGCGCTTCGCCACGGCCCGTCGAGAGCTGACGACCGCGCAGCGCATGACCTCTCCGCTCATGGGCATGCGTCGCCTCTCCACGCCGCCTGCGCCCGCGTGTCGCGCCCTCGTGGTGACCGACCCCCAGGGGAAGGCGGCTTCCTGGGCCCGTGAGGCGCTGGCCGTGGCGCACATGCTCGAGCATCGGGTCGCGCTGCAGGTCGAGGTTCTCGAGGGGGTGCGGGCCACCGTGGAGGCCGTGGCCTCTCGTCTCGAGTCTGGCGACTATGCCGCCGTGCACCTGGCGATCGAGCATGAGTTCAATGCCACCAATCCCCACTACAGCATCATCCGCCTCGCTGACGGTCCGCTCACGGCCCTGCGCCTCTGCGAGAGCGGCCGGCCGCTGCAGGTCGGGCTGGTGTGCCTCCCCATGACGGCCGCGGGAGGCCTCTCGACCCGCGGCCTCATCGGTGCCTCCAGCGGGTGGGGGCGACTGTTCCTCGATCTTGGCGCAGAGGTGGTTGTGGCATCGCCGCTCGGGCCTCGGCCTACCGATGCCTCCCGGGTCGTGCAGGCCTTCTACGAGCAGCTCGGACGCGGGGTCTGCGTGGCGGAGGCCCTGCGCTTGACGCGCGTTGCCGTGGAGGGCGATCCGGCGACCGGCGTCATGGTGGCGCATGGCAATCCACGCTTCATCCTCCCGGGGCCCGCTGTGCGGGCGGGCGACGCCACGGGCCGGCGCAACACCGAGGGATGGGTGCTGGGCGCGCGCTTCGCCCTGCGGGTCACCCAGGGGCCCGCGGCGGGGCGCACGATCCCGCTGCTCCCCAAGACCATGCTCCAGGGGAGACGCATCTTGATCGGCTCGGTGGGCGAGCGCGCCAACGACATCGATCTGGGCGACGCGAGACAGGGGAACGCAGAGGCCTGCCTCGAGTATGACAGGGGGCGGTATGTGTTCCACAACCAGTCTGGCGCGACCACCACGCGCCTGAACGGGGCCCAGGTGAGCAGCCCGCAGGGGCTCTCGCCCGGAGACGTTGTCGATATCGGTGAATCACGGTTCGTGCTCGAAGCCACGAGCACTTCCCCCTCGCCACAGCCCCCCCATCGCGCCGCACCCGAGCGACGGTTCTCGCTGCACGTGCTCGATCCCGAGGGGTCGAGATCGGTGGCGGTGCATCCGCTCACCGATGCGCCTGCGCTTCTCGGGCGGCTGCCGGAATGCGCGCTCACCTTCGACGAACCCGCCGTCTCGCGCCGTCATGCCCTGATCTTTCCGAGAACCGATGGGTGGTATGTTCGCCAGGAAGGGTCGAACCCGATCGTGATCAATGGCGTCGTTCTGCTGAACGAGCGCCGCCTCGAGCATGGCGACGAGATCCAGCTGGCGCCGTCCACGCTCGTCCGCTTCGTCGACGTGAGCCAGGAAGTGTTTTGA
- a CDS encoding M20/M25/M40 family metallo-hydrolase, whose protein sequence is MKINPQPPNVMSWEQGPFLRAPGAAPTAAPRDTVSLGARGPQADLVDKARVKDLFLELTQIPGPSFDERQVADTIKQKLADMGYEAREDGAAEKIGGNTGNLLVDIPGTVPDAPPLIFLCHMDTVDLAVGVQPQVTGDQITSDGSTALGGDDRSGNAEILEVLRLIKEKNLPHPPIQVIFTVAEEAGLIGSKALDPKDVHGMLGFEADFFHPNEVLWGSEWGPNGPDPNQQPHPRTPQEQFLEDFTFDSIRTAGMTPDKWDLPYASSDSASLRQMGIPALIIGAGEQDVHTTDEHISIDDMAKATELMLTIVDKATGYRVDESGAIVPREAKSSLAATPAPEWQIAS, encoded by the coding sequence GTGAAGATCAATCCGCAGCCGCCGAACGTGATGTCGTGGGAGCAGGGGCCCTTCCTTCGCGCCCCGGGCGCGGCGCCGACCGCTGCGCCGCGCGACACGGTTTCTCTGGGCGCCAGAGGCCCGCAGGCCGATCTCGTCGACAAGGCGCGCGTGAAAGACCTGTTCCTCGAGCTCACCCAGATCCCGGGCCCTTCGTTCGACGAGCGTCAGGTCGCCGACACCATCAAGCAGAAGCTCGCCGACATGGGATACGAGGCGCGTGAAGACGGCGCGGCAGAGAAGATCGGTGGGAACACCGGGAATCTGCTGGTCGACATCCCGGGCACGGTTCCGGATGCGCCCCCCCTCATCTTCCTCTGTCACATGGACACGGTCGATCTCGCCGTGGGGGTTCAGCCGCAGGTGACGGGTGACCAGATCACGAGCGACGGCAGCACTGCCCTCGGGGGCGACGATCGCTCCGGCAATGCCGAGATCCTCGAGGTTCTCCGCCTCATCAAGGAGAAGAACCTGCCCCATCCCCCGATCCAGGTCATCTTCACGGTCGCCGAGGAGGCGGGTCTCATCGGCTCCAAGGCCCTCGACCCCAAGGACGTGCACGGCATGCTCGGCTTCGAGGCCGACTTCTTCCATCCCAACGAGGTTCTCTGGGGATCGGAGTGGGGGCCCAACGGTCCGGACCCGAACCAGCAGCCGCATCCACGCACCCCTCAGGAGCAGTTCCTCGAAGACTTCACCTTCGACAGCATCCGCACCGCGGGCATGACGCCCGACAAGTGGGATCTGCCGTACGCGTCGAGCGACTCTGCAAGCCTTCGCCAGATGGGCATTCCCGCACTGATCATCGGCGCCGGTGAGCAAGACGTGCACACCACCGACGAGCACATCTCCATCGACGACATGGCCAAGGCCACCGAGCTGATGCTCACCATCGTCGACAAGGCCACGGGCTATCGGGTCGATGAGAGCGGTGCCATCGTGCCTCGCGAAGCGAAGTCTTCGCTCGCGGCCACGCCCGCCCCGGAGTGGCAGATCGCGTCGTAG
- a CDS encoding DUF2167 domain-containing protein has product MRRPLGQSPSTWGDARMTTRTPQTRTTVIRTIASAMLVVLLVHAASAAPAPLKPQMGPVTVTLGDNLATLKVPKGFGFFGKDDTIKLVSQGGVKASGNEIGALVKADDNDFAMLLRYEAIGHVRDDDASKLDANAMLNDFKEGTAEANEERKKNGVPPLEVIRWTKPPAYDATRHFITYGLEARSAGEPVLNCDTQMLGRSGILTVKLITSPEKLEKAQPQADTVIKALEFKEGQRYTDFQPGKDKDSGVGLRDIVLGGAGIALASKLGLFAKFGKLLIWLLVAFKKVGILIIAAFVGLFKKLFGGRADTPPPDGSNDASGG; this is encoded by the coding sequence ATGCGGCGGCCTCTCGGGCAGAGCCCATCGACCTGGGGGGACGCACGCATGACCACTCGCACGCCACAGACGCGCACGACCGTGATCCGCACCATCGCCAGCGCAATGCTCGTGGTGCTCCTCGTCCACGCCGCGAGCGCAGCGCCAGCCCCCCTGAAGCCGCAGATGGGGCCCGTGACCGTCACCCTGGGAGACAACCTGGCCACGCTGAAGGTTCCCAAGGGATTCGGCTTCTTCGGCAAGGACGACACCATCAAGCTGGTCTCTCAGGGGGGCGTGAAAGCCTCCGGAAACGAGATCGGCGCACTGGTGAAGGCAGACGACAACGACTTCGCCATGCTCCTGCGCTACGAGGCCATCGGGCATGTCCGCGACGATGACGCGTCGAAGCTCGACGCCAACGCCATGCTCAACGATTTCAAGGAGGGCACCGCCGAGGCGAACGAGGAGCGCAAGAAGAACGGCGTTCCTCCCCTCGAGGTGATCCGCTGGACCAAGCCACCCGCCTACGACGCCACGCGACACTTCATCACCTACGGGCTCGAGGCCAGGAGCGCGGGCGAGCCCGTGCTGAACTGCGACACGCAGATGCTCGGACGCAGCGGCATTCTCACCGTGAAGCTCATCACCTCACCGGAGAAGCTCGAGAAGGCGCAGCCCCAGGCCGACACTGTCATCAAGGCCCTCGAGTTCAAGGAAGGGCAGCGCTACACCGACTTCCAGCCGGGCAAGGACAAGGACTCGGGCGTCGGGCTGCGCGATATCGTGCTCGGAGGGGCGGGCATCGCACTGGCCAGCAAGCTGGGGCTCTTCGCCAAGTTCGGCAAGCTCCTGATCTGGCTGCTGGTGGCCTTCAAGAAGGTGGGCATCCTCATCATCGCCGCCTTCGTGGGCCTCTTCAAGAAGCTGTTCGGAGGCCGCGCCGACACGCCCCCCCCCGACGGATCGAATGATGCCAGCGGGGGATGA
- a CDS encoding serine/threonine protein kinase: protein MDELPGRTLSGRYRIERRLGEGGTGIVWLARDMRERGHVWALKEIDFSGVASSVERAEVMAMFEREADILMTLSHPALPRIVDRFSEGGHEFLVMERVEGPTLDGALVSRRGPLTEPEVIRWSMQICDVLAYLHQQTPPVVYRDLKPANVMLTLEGRIKLIDFGIARPLNPARQRDTAAYGTPGYAPPEQYGGAASPASDVYALGVTMHQLLTRRNPQEDGFAMQSTRRFNPSVSVGCEALIEACTQSAAPPRPSVDAVRKTLEGLLAACAKRESGLLERVKRLLWG from the coding sequence ATGGACGAGCTGCCGGGCCGCACCTTGAGCGGTCGCTACCGCATCGAGCGCAGGCTGGGTGAGGGCGGCACCGGAATCGTCTGGCTGGCGCGTGACATGCGCGAGCGCGGCCACGTCTGGGCGCTCAAGGAGATCGACTTCAGCGGAGTCGCCTCTTCGGTGGAGCGGGCCGAGGTGATGGCCATGTTCGAGCGCGAGGCCGACATCTTGATGACCCTGTCGCATCCGGCGCTGCCCCGCATCGTCGACCGCTTCTCAGAGGGGGGACACGAGTTCCTCGTCATGGAGCGGGTGGAGGGCCCGACCCTCGACGGCGCTCTGGTCTCCCGTCGGGGCCCGCTGACCGAGCCCGAGGTCATCCGATGGTCGATGCAGATCTGCGACGTTCTCGCCTACCTGCATCAGCAGACGCCCCCGGTGGTCTACCGCGACCTCAAGCCCGCGAACGTGATGCTCACCCTCGAGGGGCGCATCAAGCTCATCGACTTCGGCATCGCGCGCCCGCTCAACCCTGCTCGTCAACGCGATACCGCCGCCTACGGCACGCCTGGATACGCGCCGCCGGAGCAGTATGGCGGCGCAGCCTCGCCCGCCAGCGATGTCTATGCGCTGGGGGTGACCATGCACCAGCTGCTGACACGGCGAAACCCCCAGGAAGACGGATTCGCAATGCAGTCGACCCGAAGGTTCAACCCTTCGGTGAGCGTCGGCTGCGAGGCCCTCATCGAGGCATGCACGCAATCAGCCGCCCCGCCCCGCCCCTCCGTGGACGCCGTGCGCAAGACCCTCGAGGGGCTTCTCGCCGCGTGCGCAAAGCGCGAGAGCGGGCTGCTGGAGCGCGTGAAGCGCCTCCTCTGGGGATGA
- the cphA gene encoding cyanophycin synthetase encodes MSVESQARAARNFERSLDIRQIRVYSGPNLWAYKPLVHLILDLGELEQHPSDVLEGFTEALLALIPSLERHKCSLGQPGGFIQRLRQGTWMGHIVEHVAIELQALAGNDVKFGKTRATDEPGVYNVVYEYLEEKVGIEAGRIAVDLCLALAEGRAFDLEPRLTALTHMVNDLALGPSTLSIIKEARKRGIPVIRLNDANLVQLGYGRYQQRIQATTTSLTRMIAVDIACDKHLTKKLLADIGISVPEGVLVTSLEEAVEEAESMGYPVVVKPLDFSHGRGISLDIKDRDHLAKAVAEAQGYTRQIIVERYITGRDYRVLVVNDEVVAVAERVPAHVVGDGQHTVRQLVERLNTDPRRGIGHEKVLTRVTIDDESLRLLTEQGLTLDDIPSSGVEVKLKATANISTGGTAVDKTDVIHFSNVEMARRAARVIGLDIAGIDVICSDITRPVEETRGGIVEVNAAPGFRMHVAPSEGKPRDVAGPVVDMLFPPNRPFRVPIISITGTNGKTTTSRMCAHVLKMSGHKVGLTTTDGIYIDGSLIRRGDMTGPWSARMVLKDPTVDYAVLETARGGILRSGLGYERCDVGAVLNISDDHLGMGGVNSLEDLAHVKALVVDVVLPGGWCVLNAEDPRCASMASRCDGKVAYFSLDPRADVFRKHIDSEGIGVTLEGQTIVIHDGRKRIPVVDVADIPATYSGISEANVKNALAAALICHVSGVRIENIRQGLKTFDASYHLTPGRLNLADVRDFRVLLDYAHNVAAYEEVVKFVDAFKKRRSIGVIGAPGDRQDENLRRMGELAGAAFDVVIVKEDDDTRGRPRGEAARLLREGVSAGRRQAGRAEDDGVETVMSEAEAVERALVTAGAEDLVVVLADKLQRTWEQVTRFRAEAGETAGAVGAAGAHASAWRP; translated from the coding sequence ATGTCGGTGGAGTCGCAAGCGCGTGCCGCGCGAAACTTCGAGCGGAGCCTCGACATCCGCCAGATACGGGTGTACTCGGGCCCCAATCTCTGGGCGTACAAGCCTCTCGTGCATCTCATCCTCGACCTGGGAGAGCTCGAGCAGCACCCGTCCGATGTGCTCGAGGGGTTCACCGAGGCCCTGCTCGCGCTGATTCCATCGCTCGAGCGACACAAGTGCTCCCTGGGTCAGCCCGGCGGCTTCATCCAGCGCCTGCGCCAGGGCACCTGGATGGGGCACATCGTCGAGCACGTGGCCATCGAGCTGCAGGCGCTTGCGGGCAACGACGTCAAGTTCGGGAAGACCCGCGCCACCGATGAGCCCGGTGTCTACAACGTGGTCTATGAGTACCTCGAGGAGAAGGTGGGCATCGAGGCGGGCCGCATCGCCGTCGACCTGTGCCTCGCCCTCGCGGAGGGGCGCGCCTTCGACCTCGAGCCGAGGCTCACCGCGCTCACCCACATGGTGAACGATCTCGCGCTGGGACCGAGCACCCTGTCGATCATCAAGGAAGCGCGCAAGCGCGGCATCCCCGTCATCCGGCTGAACGACGCCAACCTCGTCCAGCTCGGGTACGGCCGCTACCAGCAGCGGATCCAGGCCACCACCACGTCCCTGACGCGCATGATCGCCGTCGACATCGCGTGCGACAAGCACCTCACGAAGAAGCTGCTGGCCGACATCGGCATCAGCGTGCCCGAGGGCGTGCTGGTCACCTCGCTCGAAGAGGCCGTCGAGGAGGCCGAGTCGATGGGATACCCCGTGGTCGTGAAGCCCCTCGACTTCAGCCATGGGCGCGGCATCAGCCTCGATATCAAGGACCGCGACCACCTCGCCAAGGCCGTCGCGGAGGCCCAGGGCTATACCCGCCAGATCATCGTGGAGCGCTACATCACGGGCCGCGACTACCGTGTTCTCGTGGTGAACGATGAGGTGGTTGCGGTGGCCGAGCGCGTCCCCGCCCACGTCGTGGGCGACGGCCAGCACACGGTGAGGCAGCTCGTTGAGCGCCTCAACACAGATCCCCGGCGGGGCATCGGCCATGAGAAGGTGCTCACGCGGGTGACGATCGACGACGAGAGCCTTCGTCTGCTCACCGAGCAGGGGCTCACCCTCGACGACATCCCCAGCAGCGGGGTCGAGGTCAAGCTCAAGGCAACCGCCAACATCAGCACGGGCGGCACCGCGGTCGACAAGACTGACGTCATCCACTTCTCGAACGTGGAGATGGCCCGCCGGGCCGCGCGGGTCATCGGCCTCGACATCGCGGGCATCGACGTCATCTGCAGCGACATCACCCGTCCGGTCGAGGAGACCCGTGGCGGCATCGTCGAGGTGAACGCGGCGCCGGGCTTCCGCATGCATGTGGCGCCCAGCGAGGGCAAGCCGAGAGATGTGGCGGGCCCGGTCGTCGACATGCTGTTCCCCCCGAACCGCCCTTTCCGGGTCCCGATCATCAGCATCACCGGAACGAACGGCAAGACCACCACCTCGCGCATGTGCGCCCACGTCTTGAAGATGAGCGGACACAAGGTGGGCCTCACCACCACCGATGGCATCTACATCGACGGCAGCCTCATCCGGCGAGGCGATATGACCGGTCCCTGGAGCGCCCGGATGGTGCTCAAGGACCCCACCGTCGACTACGCGGTGCTCGAGACGGCGAGAGGCGGCATCCTGCGGTCCGGCCTGGGCTACGAGCGGTGCGACGTGGGCGCCGTGCTCAACATCAGCGACGACCACCTCGGCATGGGCGGCGTGAACTCGCTGGAAGACCTTGCCCATGTGAAGGCGCTGGTGGTCGATGTGGTGCTGCCGGGCGGCTGGTGCGTGCTGAACGCCGAAGATCCGAGATGCGCCTCGATGGCCAGCCGATGTGACGGCAAGGTGGCGTACTTCTCCCTCGACCCGAGGGCCGATGTGTTCCGCAAGCACATCGACTCAGAAGGCATCGGCGTGACCCTGGAGGGGCAGACCATCGTCATCCACGACGGGCGCAAGCGCATCCCGGTGGTCGACGTGGCCGACATCCCGGCGACCTACAGCGGCATCTCCGAGGCCAACGTCAAGAATGCCCTCGCCGCAGCGCTCATCTGCCACGTCTCGGGCGTGCGCATCGAGAACATCAGACAGGGGCTCAAGACGTTCGACGCCTCGTACCATCTCACGCCGGGACGCCTCAACCTGGCCGATGTGCGCGACTTCCGGGTGCTGCTCGACTACGCCCACAACGTGGCCGCCTACGAAGAGGTGGTGAAGTTCGTCGACGCCTTCAAGAAGCGCCGCTCCATCGGCGTCATCGGCGCGCCGGGCGACCGACAGGACGAGAACCTGCGGCGCATGGGTGAACTGGCCGGAGCGGCGTTCGACGTGGTCATCGTGAAAGAGGACGACGACACCCGCGGGAGACCGCGGGGAGAGGCCGCACGGCTGCTGCGCGAGGGCGTGAGCGCCGGACGCCGACAGGCGGGACGCGCTGAAGATGACGGCGTCGAGACGGTCATGTCTGAAGCGGAGGCCGTCGAGCGGGCACTGGTCACAGCAGGGGCCGAAGACCTGGTGGTCGTGCTTGCCGACAAGCTGCAGCGCACCTGGGAACAGGTCACACGCTTCCGCGCGGAGGCTGGCGAGACGGCGGGCGCCGTGGGCGCGGCAGGCGCGCACGCCTCGGCCTGGCGTCCCTGA
- a CDS encoding lytic transglycosylase domain-containing protein has translation MVSSLPKKPNPLGTFSVARLSPRVTVTGPICGFRGAGAALAAWTRSTTSIALAMVRITVVRVCGVRVVMRASPQVDGLCPRGRRIRGSARLFEQGGAGVFANRSPVRRAFRLVSLLALLLMLPVVCAWAERPWYHTAHSGKPYVNPDLTPARVMGKTVDPAWNGQLVLWQGRLRNIVREGHRTSFDLDVGGALVPVVYRYKAVNLERDRTGYRVAVKGALQAVDGTFSGIDGKSIILLQPPAELDYANYLKRNPAQQPSVESFLAWWISFHNPQYPPATREAVAAAIVRHARENGVDPLFLASLIQIESAFRVDIVSPSGAIGLGQLMPFTARGFGVDPWNPQENVKAAARYIANLLRMWRDDARRDPRALALASYNAGPGSVRGSRGIPAYPQTTNYVYFIGFVHENMTSAAARAGVVSPASP, from the coding sequence ATGGTGTCGTCCTTGCCGAAGAAGCCGAATCCCTTGGGAACCTTCAGCGTGGCCAGGTTGTCTCCCAGGGTGACGGTCACGGGCCCCATCTGCGGCTTCAGGGGGGCTGGCGCTGCGCTCGCGGCGTGGACGAGGAGCACCACGAGCATTGCGCTGGCGATGGTGCGGATCACGGTCGTGCGCGTCTGTGGCGTGCGAGTGGTCATGCGTGCGTCCCCCCAGGTCGATGGGCTCTGCCCGAGAGGCCGCCGCATCAGGGGTTCGGCGCGCCTGTTCGAGCAGGGGGGGGCTGGCGTCTTCGCGAACCGCTCCCCCGTGCGTCGCGCCTTTCGTCTCGTAAGCCTTCTCGCCCTTCTCCTGATGTTGCCTGTGGTCTGCGCATGGGCCGAGCGCCCCTGGTATCACACGGCCCATTCCGGCAAGCCCTACGTGAATCCGGACCTCACACCGGCCAGGGTCATGGGAAAGACCGTCGATCCAGCCTGGAACGGCCAGCTCGTGCTGTGGCAGGGGCGCCTCCGCAACATCGTGCGGGAGGGCCATCGCACCTCGTTCGATCTCGATGTGGGCGGTGCTCTCGTGCCTGTCGTGTATCGGTACAAGGCCGTGAACCTCGAACGTGACCGAACAGGCTATCGCGTGGCGGTCAAAGGTGCGCTGCAGGCAGTCGACGGGACGTTCTCGGGCATCGACGGAAAGTCCATCATTCTTCTGCAGCCGCCCGCAGAGCTCGACTATGCCAACTACCTCAAGCGAAATCCGGCGCAGCAGCCCTCGGTCGAATCGTTCCTGGCGTGGTGGATCTCCTTCCACAACCCGCAATACCCCCCGGCGACCCGAGAAGCGGTGGCCGCCGCCATCGTGCGACATGCCCGCGAGAACGGGGTTGATCCCCTCTTCCTGGCGTCACTCATCCAGATCGAGTCGGCCTTTCGCGTCGACATCGTGTCGCCGAGCGGGGCCATCGGGCTGGGACAGCTCATGCCCTTCACCGCGCGCGGGTTCGGGGTCGATCCGTGGAACCCGCAGGAGAACGTCAAGGCCGCCGCCCGCTACATCGCCAACCTGTTGCGCATGTGGCGCGACGATGCGCGTCGCGACCCTCGCGCGCTTGCCCTGGCCAGCTACAACGCGGGTCCTGGAAGCGTTCGTGGCAGCCGGGGCATCCCTGCGTACCCCCAGACCACGAACTACGTCTATTTCATCGGTTTCGTGCACGAGAACATGACCTCGGCCGCGGCGCGGGCCGGCGTGGTCTCTCCGGCTTCTCCCTGA